A window of Cytobacillus sp. FSL H8-0458 genomic DNA:
ATACGCAACCTCAGTTACATTCGAGCCCGGCTCTTGAAGCAGGGGGAGGCTTTTTTGCAGGCGGTGCTGAATTAAGTAATTAATGGGTGTGGTCCTTAGAATCTTTTTAAAGTATCTGCAGCATTCAGAATTGCTCAGTCTGCCGGCTTTGGCAATACATTTTAGGGTGACTTTTTCAGCATAATGCTCATGGATCCAATTCAGCATTTCTTTCATCCGCCTGTGTTTTTCAACTTCTGTCTGGCTGTATTCCAGCTGGAATCCGTTTCGGATTAACTGCTGCCAAATGAATGTGAGCAGACAGGCTATATCAATCTCATAAAATGGTGAATTCTCATGTATTAAATTCCTAATTTCCAGGATGCTGTCTAAAATATTTTTCCCCCATTCCTCACTCCCGTCCAAAATGATGTATGGAAGATTTGTTGCTGAAATATACGGAGAAATATAGCTGGCGAATAATTCCTGGGGAAGCAGGAAATGAGGGGAGACATTTAAACAAATGTAAACACAATCTCCGCTAATATCCTCGGCTGAATGAAGGCACCCGCTATTGATGAAAAGGCAGCCTCCTTCTTTAACCGCCAATTTTTCCTCATTGACTTGAACCATGGCTTCGCCTTTAAGTGTCAGGATAAATTGAATTTCCTCATGCCAATGCAAAGGGATCTTGCCTTGTATATTATCTGCAATCTTCGTTTCATAGCAGGCGACAGGCAGCACCACCGTCCTGTGGCTCGTCAATTCCTTCAGGCTTTCATCCACTTTAAAATCTTTAATCTGCAAAGAAGCCACCTCAATATTGTTATACTTTTTTATGATATCCAGCTATTTTTATCACGGAATTTGGTTTATTATAACACTATTATTAGATTTAAGGTGGAATCGAACATGAAAGGACGTTCAAGGAGTACGGGTTTATTGCTCGTTATTTTTGGAGCTTCATTCTGGGGAGTTGGCGGAACAGTTGC
This region includes:
- a CDS encoding AraC family transcriptional regulator codes for the protein MQIKDFKVDESLKELTSHRTVVLPVACYETKIADNIQGKIPLHWHEEIQFILTLKGEAMVQVNEEKLAVKEGGCLFINSGCLHSAEDISGDCVYICLNVSPHFLLPQELFASYISPYISATNLPYIILDGSEEWGKNILDSILEIRNLIHENSPFYEIDIACLLTFIWQQLIRNGFQLEYSQTEVEKHRRMKEMLNWIHEHYAEKVTLKCIAKAGRLSNSECCRYFKKILRTTPINYLIQHRLQKSLPLLQEPGSNVTEVAYKVGFNSSSYFIEKFRNAMNMTPLAYKKKNFIK